A single Phragmites australis chromosome 4, lpPhrAust1.1, whole genome shotgun sequence DNA region contains:
- the LOC133915813 gene encoding transcription factor PHYTOCHROME INTERACTING FACTOR-LIKE 13-like isoform X2, whose amino-acid sequence MNQFVHDWSNMGDTSRPLGEDDDLIELLWCNGHVVMQSQTHRKLPPRPEKPEGSAAPAPAVAAQEDDAGLLFPFALAESLDKDIFSEFFCETPMAAPVASSNGVEARKPCRDGPIRNDRHSGACAVSEAPCDLMPPPKSTHMSCSRKQTMSLADGDNAGDLSELVRTGTAGRAGKAAMDAGASSMLSTIGSSICGSNQVLVQRAVSARGRTSDTALGGSGSALPSAMGSANANASGRGHEATVASSSGRSNCCFGTTTTTTTEPTSTSNRSSKRKRLDTEDSESPSEDAESESAAAARKPPQKLTTARRTRAAEVHNLSERRRRDRINEKMRALQDLIPHCNKTDKASMLDEAIEYLKSLQLQVQMMWMGSGIAAPPVMFPGMHQYLQRMGAAPMPSMPRMPFMAPQPAVPNAPVNTVPGYRSHMPAVGITEPYAHYLGVNHLQPTPSQGVSYYPLGPNAMPQNPAAAAAAAAAAPGVLPPESAPNGGPG is encoded by the exons ATGAACCAGTTCGTCCATGATTGGAGCAACATGGGAGACACCTCCAGGCCACTCGG CGAAGACGATGACCTCATTGAGCTACTCTGGTGCAACGGCCATGTCGTCATGCAGAGCCAGACTCACCGGAAGCTGCCACCGAGGCCCGAGAAGCCGGAAGGATCGgcggctccagcccccgcggTGGCGGCGCAAGAAGACGACGCGGGCCTGTTGTTCCCGTTCGCGCTGGCCGAGTCGCTCGACAAGGACATCTTCTCCGAGTTCTTCTGCGAAACACCGATGGCGGCGCCTGTGGCCTCCAGCAACGGCGTCGAAGCCAGAAAACCATGCAGGGACGGCCCGATTCGGAACGACAGGCACAGCGGGGCATGCGCGGTGTCCGAGGCCCCGTGCGACCTGATGCCGCCGccgaagtcgacgcacatgtcCTGCTCCAGGAAGCAGACGATGAGCCTGGCGGATGGCGACAACGCCGGCGACCTGTCGGAGCTCGTCCGGACCGGGACTGCGGGCAGAGCGGGGAAGGCGGCGATGGATGCGGGCGCATCGTCGATGCTGAGCACGATCGGGTCGAGCATCTGCGGGAGCAACCAGGTGCTGGTGCAACGCGCGGTGAGCGCGCGGGGGCGCACGTCCGACACCGCCCTCGGCGGCTCCGGCAGCGCGCTGCCGTCGGCGATGGGGAGCGCCAACGCGAACGCCAGTGGCAGGGGCCATGAGGCCACCGTCGCGTCCTCGTCGGGGCGGTCCAACTGCTGCTtcggcaccaccaccaccaccaccaccgagcCGACGAGCACCAGCAACCGGAGCAGCAAGCGCAAGCGGCTCGACACTGAGGACTCGGAGAGCCCCAGCGAG GACGCTGAGTCGGagtccgccgccgcggcgcgcaAGCCACCGCAGAAGCTGACGACGGCGCGGAGGACCCGCGCCGCCGAAGTGCACAACCTCTCGGAGAGG AGGAGACGAGACAGGATTAACGAGAAGATGAGAGCCCTGCAAGATCTCATACCTCACTGTAACAAG ACGGACAAGGCGTCGATGCTGGATGAGGCCATCGAGTACCTCAAGTCGCTGCAGCTGCAAGTGCAG ATGATGTGGATGGGCAGCGGCATCGCGGCGCCACCGGTGATGTTCCCCGGCATGCACCAGTACCTGCAGCGGATGGGCGCCGCGCCGATGCCGTCCATGCCGCGGATGCCGTTCATGGCCCCGCAGCCGGCGGTGCCCAACGCCCCCGTGAACACGGTGCCAGGCTACCGGAGCCACATGCCGGCGGTGGGCATCACGGAGCCCTACGCGCACTACCTCGGCGTCAACCACCTGCAGCCGACGCCGTCCCAG GGTGTGAGCTACTACCCGCTGGGCCCGAATGCCATGCCGCAGAAtcctgccgctgccgccgccgccgccgccgccgcacccgGAGTGTTGCCCCCTGAAAGCGCTCCAAACGGAGGACCAG GGTAA
- the LOC133915813 gene encoding transcription factor PHYTOCHROME INTERACTING FACTOR-LIKE 13-like isoform X1, with protein MNQFVHDWSNMGDTSRPLGEDDDLIELLWCNGHVVMQSQTHRKLPPRPEKPEGSAAPAPAVAAQEDDAGLLFPFALAESLDKDIFSEFFCETPMAAPVASSNGVEARKPCRDGPIRNDRHSGACAVSEAPCDLMPPPKSTHMSCSRKQTMSLADGDNAGDLSELVRTGTAGRAGKAAMDAGASSMLSTIGSSICGSNQVLVQRAVSARGRTSDTALGGSGSALPSAMGSANANASGRGHEATVASSSGRSNCCFGTTTTTTTEPTSTSNRSSKRKRLDTEDSESPSEDAESESAAAARKPPQKLTTARRTRAAEVHNLSERRRRDRINEKMRALQDLIPHCNKTDKASMLDEAIEYLKSLQLQVQMMWMGSGIAAPPVMFPGMHQYLQRMGAAPMPSMPRMPFMAPQPAVPNAPVNTVPGYRSHMPAVGITEPYAHYLGVNHLQPTPSQHYAQGVSYYPLGPNAMPQNPAAAAAAAAAAPGVLPPESAPNGGPG; from the exons ATGAACCAGTTCGTCCATGATTGGAGCAACATGGGAGACACCTCCAGGCCACTCGG CGAAGACGATGACCTCATTGAGCTACTCTGGTGCAACGGCCATGTCGTCATGCAGAGCCAGACTCACCGGAAGCTGCCACCGAGGCCCGAGAAGCCGGAAGGATCGgcggctccagcccccgcggTGGCGGCGCAAGAAGACGACGCGGGCCTGTTGTTCCCGTTCGCGCTGGCCGAGTCGCTCGACAAGGACATCTTCTCCGAGTTCTTCTGCGAAACACCGATGGCGGCGCCTGTGGCCTCCAGCAACGGCGTCGAAGCCAGAAAACCATGCAGGGACGGCCCGATTCGGAACGACAGGCACAGCGGGGCATGCGCGGTGTCCGAGGCCCCGTGCGACCTGATGCCGCCGccgaagtcgacgcacatgtcCTGCTCCAGGAAGCAGACGATGAGCCTGGCGGATGGCGACAACGCCGGCGACCTGTCGGAGCTCGTCCGGACCGGGACTGCGGGCAGAGCGGGGAAGGCGGCGATGGATGCGGGCGCATCGTCGATGCTGAGCACGATCGGGTCGAGCATCTGCGGGAGCAACCAGGTGCTGGTGCAACGCGCGGTGAGCGCGCGGGGGCGCACGTCCGACACCGCCCTCGGCGGCTCCGGCAGCGCGCTGCCGTCGGCGATGGGGAGCGCCAACGCGAACGCCAGTGGCAGGGGCCATGAGGCCACCGTCGCGTCCTCGTCGGGGCGGTCCAACTGCTGCTtcggcaccaccaccaccaccaccaccgagcCGACGAGCACCAGCAACCGGAGCAGCAAGCGCAAGCGGCTCGACACTGAGGACTCGGAGAGCCCCAGCGAG GACGCTGAGTCGGagtccgccgccgcggcgcgcaAGCCACCGCAGAAGCTGACGACGGCGCGGAGGACCCGCGCCGCCGAAGTGCACAACCTCTCGGAGAGG AGGAGACGAGACAGGATTAACGAGAAGATGAGAGCCCTGCAAGATCTCATACCTCACTGTAACAAG ACGGACAAGGCGTCGATGCTGGATGAGGCCATCGAGTACCTCAAGTCGCTGCAGCTGCAAGTGCAG ATGATGTGGATGGGCAGCGGCATCGCGGCGCCACCGGTGATGTTCCCCGGCATGCACCAGTACCTGCAGCGGATGGGCGCCGCGCCGATGCCGTCCATGCCGCGGATGCCGTTCATGGCCCCGCAGCCGGCGGTGCCCAACGCCCCCGTGAACACGGTGCCAGGCTACCGGAGCCACATGCCGGCGGTGGGCATCACGGAGCCCTACGCGCACTACCTCGGCGTCAACCACCTGCAGCCGACGCCGTCCCAG CATTACGCGCAGGGTGTGAGCTACTACCCGCTGGGCCCGAATGCCATGCCGCAGAAtcctgccgctgccgccgccgccgccgccgccgcacccgGAGTGTTGCCCCCTGAAAGCGCTCCAAACGGAGGACCAG GGTAA